The Magnolia sinica isolate HGM2019 chromosome 11, MsV1, whole genome shotgun sequence DNA window aatttttttatttctacatTCATTATTTCACACAACATTCAAATAGGAAATCTCCAGTGTTATGTTTCTAATTCCAATGGGGTTACCATTTAtgtacatgagtgggccacataacctacAGGACATACTAGGTTTTATAAAAAGCCTCCCTCTGATGCCATTCTGTCACGCCCTTAAATTTGGATAttgagtgtgcaccctcagacccaagTTACGGTCCATGACTCGTACACTCAGTGTACTTCAATCAGTAAGTCACATTATTTTAATGGAAGTACAATATAATCTAAACTCTATGTTCTTATTAACATCCATCAGTATAATCATATCAACTACTAATCCATTCACAAACATTCACCATCACACATTCATAATAATCAAGAATACTAACTAAGATATGTTAAACTACAAGAAAAAGGGGAAAAAGCTAGTTGTAGCTAAATATTACTACGGTTATTGCCCGTAGTACGTCTGTAGCAATTAGCACCGTAGCATAGGTCTCAAAGTtatagctatggatttaatcGGTGCTATAGTGACCATACTTAAAAGAGTACATACTGCTACAGATTATagttgtagctaaaagtagaacgaGAACCCTAGCAATCGGCTGAAGTTAGAaacagctacggttaatagccacAGCCACTTCATTTCAATAATGGTCTCTTACCAGTATATTCCCTGATAAAAATTTTAATAACGGTCTCACATCTGAATTATAAATCTATATAACAAGCAATCACCAATGAACCTTCTCTAGCTTGCTAGActcatttttctctttttcttttttcatttcttctacAATTATAGACTTCAATCCCCATTTATTTCTTCTACAAATCACAGCAAGGATTGATTTAAATAGCCAACATGCAATCTAGAGATGGCAAAAGAATTACTTAGTAGTACACGACATGATAGACACCTCAGGGAACCTGCTGCATCCAAAGTTGTTCGAATTGTTGCAATACATGTCGATGGGACTGACAACATCCGCAGCTGCTCAAGCCTATTTGAAGCCAAGACATAATAACAGATGAGGAGAAAATCAGTTTAAGATCATGCTCAATCTGACCCTTAGCAGTTTTCATTTAACCAAGTGTTATTTATTGATTTCAATGCGATTAAACAGAATTACCAGCAAATCCCAGATTCATATCAACCAGAAAAGAAATACCAAAAGGAAATGCAAATTTGTAACCTGgcttaagatcaagatggaattATCCACGCTGGTGCATGTAAGCAAGAGCTTGAAATACTTGGAAGCACCAGTTCCCGACTTCAATCTCTGAAAAAAGTTTTCCCCTATCTTTCATGAGCTGATAAAGGTTGCACTCCTGAAACAAATACAAAGAAAATGCTCAAAATTAAACATCACATAATGAATTAAGGATAACAATATAGTGATCTCTTCGGAAAAACACACCATATACTCGAAAACGAAGTACAAGACATCATTTTCTCTGATAACCTCCTTCAGCTTCACAATGTTGGGATGGTTCATCTTCCATAAGGACTGCCAAAACAGTGAAGGCCATCATCACCTGACAAACATGAACAAATAATCTCAACAACTAGGGCAGAAAAGACCATCGATATTTACCTTTACTTCTCTAAGATTCATACACTCCTCCCAAGAGTAGTACTTTCTCTTCATTCTTTTAATAGCAACCTGcccaacaaaaccaaaattacacaAAATAGATGTACATTCATTTAACTCAAGACAGACGCTTAATGTGCATTTTGAGCTCAATCTCCCTTTACTAATAACTCTTGAATCACATCTCCAAGGCTGTGATCTGATTTAAATGATATCAGCGCTGTCAGAATGCAATGCATCTTGCCTCCAATCCTGGAACTGCCAAAACAGAAAGTATTTCCAGCCTGGAAAGATGCCTTCGCTCACTAGTCAATAAAACCCAGTGATCAAGGTCTTGTCACACACGGTCTTCATGGATCTTATATAGAACTTCTTTCGAGTTTAGGTTCTCTGACAATTTATCATGCTAACCTCGTATCG harbors:
- the LOC131218451 gene encoding cyclin-dependent kinase F-4-like → MKRKYYSWEECMNLREVKSLWKMNHPNIVKLKEVIRENDVLYFVFEYMECNLYQLMKDRGKLFSEIEVGNWCFQVFQALAYMHQRG